The following are encoded in a window of Flavobacterium cupriresistens genomic DNA:
- a CDS encoding M1 family metallopeptidase — translation MKYFFLFITSFAFAQQTQFVDFKSVSGQLKLDAKEKSVSGSVTYDFEVLKAVDTIKIDAKNMEFTNVEIDGKEVIFLNTGKQLQIIDNLEKGKKQLRFNYSVKPKQALYFVAVENSEVQIWTQGQGRYTSNWFPSFDDVNEKVIFNMEVTYEKGYQVVSNGILKNKTEHNNQVQWQYQMKKPMSSYLLMLTVGKYDKKEFKSKTNIPLEYYLENKDLARFEPTYRYSKRIFDFLEKEIGVGYPWGIYREIPVRDFLYAGMENTTTTLFATRYVVDTTGFEDRNYTNVDAHELAHHWFGDLITAESSTHHWLQEGFATYYALLAERDIYGDDYFYSKLYETAQQLKFASRTDTIPVLNAKASSLTFYEKGAWTLFVLHESIGDKAFKKAIKSYLKKYAYQNVNTQNFFDEVKKVSDFDLDKFQKTWLESTAFDTATANALLSKNKAIQVRLEVDKLKKTPLSEKKEFLIKTLNSDTYHTVKEAIVNQIENDKYDAKKELLVIAMQSNDVQIRQAVAGNFNQIPEDFRATYETLLNDKSYQTQEIALYSLWKSFPEHQTEYLNKSKNWIGFNDYNLRTLWLSLALSTRDYSENPEDLVTELIGFSSTKCEATTRQNALEKLIAFRLINDTVLTNLVGATTHHMWQFSKFGRDSIRILLKNSEMRASFERILPNLTSDEQFQLNRLLKE, via the coding sequence AAGGAAAAATCTGTTTCCGGTAGCGTTACGTACGATTTTGAAGTCTTGAAAGCTGTAGATACAATTAAAATTGATGCGAAAAACATGGAATTTACCAATGTTGAAATCGATGGAAAAGAAGTGATTTTCCTTAACACAGGCAAACAATTGCAAATCATTGACAATCTTGAAAAGGGCAAAAAACAGCTTCGTTTTAACTATTCAGTTAAACCCAAACAAGCTTTGTATTTTGTTGCTGTTGAAAATTCAGAAGTGCAAATCTGGACGCAGGGTCAGGGGAGATATACCAGCAACTGGTTTCCGAGTTTTGATGATGTAAATGAAAAAGTAATTTTTAATATGGAAGTTACTTATGAAAAGGGCTATCAGGTAGTCTCGAATGGAATCTTGAAAAACAAAACAGAGCATAACAATCAGGTTCAATGGCAATACCAGATGAAAAAACCAATGAGTTCTTACTTATTGATGCTTACGGTCGGAAAATATGATAAAAAAGAGTTCAAGTCAAAAACAAACATTCCTTTAGAGTATTATTTGGAGAATAAGGATTTGGCTCGTTTCGAACCTACTTACCGTTATTCGAAACGCATATTCGATTTTCTGGAAAAAGAAATAGGAGTAGGGTACCCGTGGGGAATTTATAGAGAAATTCCGGTTCGTGATTTTTTGTATGCAGGAATGGAAAACACAACGACCACACTTTTTGCAACGCGTTACGTTGTTGATACTACCGGTTTTGAAGACCGAAATTATACCAATGTCGACGCACATGAGTTGGCACATCATTGGTTCGGCGACCTGATTACGGCCGAAAGCAGCACACATCATTGGCTTCAGGAAGGTTTTGCGACTTATTATGCTTTGCTTGCCGAAAGGGATATTTATGGTGATGATTACTTTTATTCTAAATTATACGAAACCGCACAGCAATTAAAGTTTGCCTCAAGAACAGATACGATTCCGGTTTTAAATGCCAAGGCTAGTTCTTTAACCTTTTACGAAAAAGGAGCTTGGACGTTGTTCGTATTACACGAATCAATAGGTGATAAGGCCTTTAAAAAAGCCATTAAAAGCTACCTCAAAAAATACGCTTATCAAAATGTAAATACGCAAAATTTCTTTGATGAAGTTAAAAAAGTATCCGATTTTGATTTGGATAAATTTCAGAAGACCTGGTTAGAATCAACTGCTTTTGATACCGCAACTGCTAATGCTTTATTGAGCAAAAACAAAGCAATTCAAGTTCGTTTGGAAGTAGATAAACTAAAAAAAACGCCTTTATCAGAAAAGAAAGAATTCTTAATCAAAACTTTAAATTCAGATACCTACCACACTGTAAAAGAAGCTATTGTTAATCAAATAGAAAACGATAAGTATGATGCTAAAAAAGAATTATTAGTAATCGCTATGCAAAGTAATGATGTACAGATTCGTCAGGCAGTTGCGGGTAATTTTAATCAAATTCCGGAAGATTTCAGAGCCACCTATGAAACTTTACTTAATGACAAATCATACCAAACTCAAGAAATCGCCCTCTATAGTTTATGGAAAAGTTTTCCCGAACATCAGACTGAATACCTAAACAAATCAAAGAATTGGATTGGTTTTAATGACTATAATCTTCGTACATTATGGCTTTCATTGGCTTTATCTACACGAGATTACAGCGAGAATCCGGAAGATTTAGTTACGGAGCTGATTGGTTTTTCATCGACAAAATGTGAGGCAACGACAAGACAAAATGCGTTAGAAAAATTAATTGCTTTTAGATTGATAAACGATACCGTTTTAACAAATTTAGTAGGTGCAACAACACATCATATGTGGCAATTTTCAAAATTCGGAAGAGATTCTATTAGGATTTTATTAAAAAATTCGGAAATGCGTGCGTCGTTTGAAAGAATTTTGCCTAATTTGACATCCGATGAACAGTTTCAATTGAATCGTTTATTAAAAGAGTAA